Genomic segment of Myxococcus stipitatus:
TCGCCGCTGGCCCGGCCGCTGGCCCGGCCGCCGCTCCTGTCGAGGAGAAGACGGAGTTCACGGTGGTGCTGTCGAACGCCGGCGCCAACAAGATCAACGTCATCAAGGAGATCCGCGCCATCACCGGCCTGGGCCTGAAGGAGGCCAAGGACCTGGTCGAGGGCGCGCCCAAGACGGTCAAGGAGGGCGTCAACAAGGACGACGCCAAGAAGATCAAGGACCAGCTCGTTGCCGCTGGCGCCACCGTCGACATCAAGTAAGTCGTACAGGGGCTGCTTGTTTTCCGGGATTTTCCAAGCAGCTTCCTGACCGAATGTGCAGGCCGGCGCTCCCAGTGCGGGGGGTGCCGGCTTTGCCCGTTTGACCTTTGCAAATTTCCCGGCGCCGCCGCGCGTTACTGAAGTTTGCCCCGCCCGAGCAGCCGTCCCCGGAGCCAGAATGCCGACGCAGATCCAGAACAATTTCCGCGTGCGGAAGACCTTCGCGAAGATCGCGAAGATCATCGACATTCCTAATCTTATCAACATCCAGAAGCAGTCCTACGAG
This window contains:
- the rplL gene encoding 50S ribosomal protein L7/L12; the protein is MADLNAIVEQLSGLTIIEAANLVKALEEKWGVSAAAVAVAAGPAAGPAAAPVEEKTEFTVVLSNAGANKINVIKEIRAITGLGLKEAKDLVEGAPKTVKEGVNKDDAKKIKDQLVAAGATVDIK